From Pelotomaculum schinkii, the proteins below share one genomic window:
- a CDS encoding sigma-70 family RNA polymerase sigma factor, with product MIFADPDKVGKARRGDSSAFLELIQERKDDIYRLAFTYVKNREEALAVLHDVVYKVCISLKKLKNPELFNTWLIRITVNCCIDHLNKSKRIAGFEIKYDNPEMLEQIADNSQDYGDLISNIDLFNAIDKLSLEQRTVVVLKYFQDLTLSQVAEVLACPLGTVKTRLHKALHDLRQELKEGY from the coding sequence ATGATTTTTGCGGATCCGGATAAGGTTGGAAAGGCGCGCCGGGGTGACTCCAGCGCTTTTCTGGAACTTATTCAAGAGAGAAAGGACGATATATACAGACTGGCATTCACCTATGTGAAGAATAGAGAGGAAGCCCTGGCTGTTCTTCATGATGTTGTATATAAGGTGTGTATATCCTTAAAGAAGCTTAAAAACCCGGAGTTGTTTAATACCTGGCTGATTAGAATCACGGTAAACTGTTGTATCGATCATCTAAACAAGAGCAAGAGAATTGCCGGCTTTGAAATAAAATATGACAATCCGGAAATGCTGGAACAAATTGCTGACAATAGTCAAGATTATGGGGATTTAATCTCAAACATTGACTTATTCAATGCCATTGACAAACTCAGCCTGGAACAGCGAACTGTTGTCGTCTTAAAATACTTTCAGGACCTGACCCTGTCCCAGGTGGCGGAGGTGCTGGCATGTCCGCTTGGTACGGTTAAAACCCGTCTTCATAAAGCACTGCATGATTTAAGGCAAGAACTGAAGGAGGGATATTAA
- a CDS encoding YcdB/YcdC domain-containing protein — protein MTWGDEIKKGEMTAQAITCSPVLVRIPAAVAGGIWGRIPVMERSSLLKKIRGAAAVALAVGMLLFTTAWAAGKEASSMQAVQDGLETVELKDGLVGQPVVKKALNESQRQALERILQIVPELEGLSVVNLSDEGDAIWTVTLDDSDGAAPSGIMHTRAELVFETNSGELIGFHVLNPDWASDELPAAGPAKEKAAEFARRVLGDKMKDYQMRNQISYGGGCARDEQGNEIAWATADVQFERLINGIPFLDSCIRVSVDAAGHVVDYYTEGYYKRNDSVKDSGQDPAVFPDPALAMTKQAAEGIYANLVEMKLNYVERKLLQYPEPGKEEVETRPVLQYTPTTYALIDAVTGKSLAESQERLPTSLIRLAGEGKKLVAGTPEEAIALIAAETGIDISGMKFMREDERGDNLKPGIKMIEYNWGSGSRAGNEDMPDYSIRLLTIIMLADTGQVTDFSLYDESERGKKATISRETAQETAIQFMQKHLEQGTAELEMCVYSTQDDSIPDWVDRSKLEYYGQRPAFKFTFTYTHQGIPVLDRFSFVTVDGLTGGITAYSGGNSSPPVTLPDSRNVVTPEAAKAEFLKSQPLRLVYLRPEYFGQKAPKPLLVYMQDHSYGGGQYIDALTGKTVTLEMK, from the coding sequence GTGACTTGGGGAGATGAAATAAAAAAAGGGGAGATGACGGCGCAGGCCATAACCTGTTCGCCGGTCTTGGTCCGCATCCCGGCGGCCGTTGCGGGGGGAATTTGGGGAAGAATTCCCGTAATGGAAAGGAGCAGTTTGTTGAAAAAGATTAGAGGGGCAGCCGCCGTGGCGCTGGCTGTGGGCATGTTGTTGTTCACAACTGCCTGGGCGGCGGGAAAAGAGGCGTCGAGTATGCAGGCAGTACAGGACGGTCTGGAAACTGTAGAGTTGAAAGACGGGCTTGTCGGGCAGCCGGTTGTAAAGAAAGCGTTGAATGAGTCGCAGCGGCAGGCGCTGGAAAGGATCTTACAAATCGTGCCCGAGCTAGAGGGGCTCTCCGTGGTAAACCTTAGTGACGAGGGGGATGCCATTTGGACGGTAACCCTGGACGACAGCGACGGAGCTGCGCCGTCCGGCATTATGCATACTCGCGCGGAACTCGTTTTTGAAACGAATTCAGGAGAACTGATCGGGTTTCATGTCCTGAACCCGGATTGGGCTTCAGACGAGCTTCCGGCAGCTGGGCCGGCCAAAGAAAAGGCGGCTGAATTCGCCCGGCGGGTTCTGGGAGATAAAATGAAGGACTATCAAATGAGGAATCAGATAAGCTATGGCGGTGGATGCGCACGGGACGAACAGGGGAACGAGATAGCGTGGGCCACGGCGGATGTGCAGTTTGAACGCCTGATCAACGGTATCCCCTTTCTGGACAGCTGCATTCGGGTAAGCGTCGATGCGGCGGGGCATGTTGTCGACTATTATACGGAAGGATATTACAAAAGAAACGACAGTGTAAAAGACAGTGGGCAGGATCCGGCAGTATTCCCTGATCCTGCGTTGGCAATGACAAAGCAGGCGGCGGAAGGGATTTATGCCAATCTGGTGGAAATGAAGCTGAACTACGTTGAGCGGAAGCTCCTGCAGTATCCTGAGCCAGGCAAAGAAGAGGTCGAAACCCGGCCGGTTTTGCAGTATACTCCTACTACATATGCGTTAATAGACGCTGTAACAGGGAAGTCGCTGGCTGAATCTCAGGAGCGGCTGCCGACCAGTCTGATCAGACTGGCAGGAGAGGGCAAAAAACTTGTTGCCGGAACGCCTGAAGAAGCGATCGCTCTAATTGCTGCTGAAACCGGCATAGATATTTCCGGCATGAAATTTATGAGGGAAGATGAGCGTGGAGATAACCTTAAGCCAGGGATTAAGATGATAGAGTACAACTGGGGTTCCGGATCCCGGGCGGGGAATGAAGACATGCCGGATTACAGCATTCGTTTGTTAACTATCATCATGCTGGCAGATACAGGCCAGGTTACCGACTTTAGTCTTTACGATGAGTCCGAGCGCGGCAAAAAAGCGACAATATCCAGAGAAACCGCCCAGGAAACAGCGATTCAATTCATGCAGAAGCATCTGGAGCAGGGCACGGCTGAACTGGAAATGTGTGTTTATTCAACGCAGGATGACAGCATTCCCGACTGGGTGGACAGAAGCAAGTTGGAATACTACGGGCAGCGGCCGGCATTTAAATTTACCTTCACATATACACACCAGGGCATACCGGTTTTGGACCGTTTTAGCTTCGTTACCGTAGACGGGCTTACAGGCGGTATTACTGCTTATTCCGGCGGGAACAGCAGTCCACCCGTCACCCTGCCGGACAGCAGGAATGTTGTGACACCTGAAGCGGCAAAGGCCGAATTTTTAAAAAGCCAACCGTTGCGTCTGGTTTACCTCCGGCCTGAGTATTTCGGCCAGAAAGCACCCAAGCCCCTCCTGGTGTACATGCAGGACCACAGTTATGGTGGCGGGCAATATATCGACGCCCTAACCGGAAAAACTGTGACTTTGGAGATGAAATAG
- a CDS encoding YcdB/YcdC domain-containing protein, giving the protein MKKVKRTAVAVLAASMLLTTPAWAAEQDLSVVQERGGDAVELFSKAELTEAQRQALEKMYQIIPELKELSLQNVEYNEDKTAWGGYLTDGSPDVTPDNRRIRASIAFDAKTGDLVNFDIYNPEWAAEKMPSATLVEEKAAEFTRKLLGDRLKEYEMGETISYSSGSSLDDKGNKIITMTSAHVYFNRLINGVPLLNSGFQVSVDSAGHITEFRKEKDDNPDPAKFPDPSRAMTKDAAEKAFAGLVEMKLSYNISHSWLCKGGEETIPVLMYYPSFSGFIDAETGEPLEDSGGTLQQSQRVILNGEGKKFYAATPEEGARLLAEEFGVDMAGMEFGSVRVHDLPVTSGYQFKEYSWGSETQQETDSEPDWNGVRFVNLKTIADTGEIVGFGIQDDSGRGKQGTVSKEDAQKTAVQFLQRYLEPGAAELELTVFPSEENIPAWVDKSKLTDQMQQRPQFFIQFSETYQGIPVADSSHIVRVDALTGKVTEFGIGSRNASVTLPDSNDAVTADVAKAEYLNRHPLRLVYIWPEYYQQKAPSPQLVYLPVSGERGYIDALTGKTVVLERN; this is encoded by the coding sequence TTGAAAAAGGTTAAAAGAACAGCAGTCGCCGTGTTGGCGGCAAGTATGCTGCTGACAACGCCTGCGTGGGCGGCGGAACAAGATCTCTCAGTTGTGCAGGAAAGAGGCGGGGACGCCGTTGAACTGTTTTCAAAAGCGGAGTTAACGGAAGCACAGCGGCAAGCCCTGGAAAAAATGTATCAAATTATACCTGAACTCAAGGAGTTGTCCTTGCAGAATGTGGAATACAATGAGGACAAGACAGCCTGGGGGGGATACTTAACCGACGGCTCCCCGGACGTTACCCCGGACAACCGGCGTATTCGGGCCAGCATCGCTTTTGATGCGAAGACGGGGGATCTGGTCAATTTTGATATTTATAACCCGGAGTGGGCTGCGGAAAAGATGCCGTCTGCCACTTTGGTGGAAGAGAAAGCAGCGGAATTTACCCGTAAACTCCTCGGGGACAGGCTGAAAGAGTATGAGATGGGGGAAACAATAAGCTACAGCAGCGGAAGTAGCCTGGACGATAAAGGGAACAAAATAATAACGATGACCTCGGCTCATGTATATTTTAATCGGCTGATAAACGGCGTCCCCCTTTTAAATAGCGGCTTTCAGGTAAGTGTTGACTCTGCCGGCCATATTACCGAATTCCGTAAAGAGAAGGATGACAATCCGGATCCGGCCAAGTTTCCCGATCCGTCCCGGGCAATGACTAAGGATGCTGCGGAAAAGGCTTTCGCCGGGCTGGTGGAAATGAAGCTGAGCTACAACATCAGTCATTCATGGCTTTGCAAAGGCGGTGAGGAAACCATACCGGTATTGATGTATTATCCGTCTTTTTCAGGTTTCATAGACGCAGAAACAGGGGAGCCGTTGGAAGATTCCGGGGGGACCCTGCAGCAATCTCAACGTGTTATCCTAAACGGGGAGGGTAAGAAGTTTTACGCCGCGACGCCCGAGGAAGGGGCCAGGCTGCTGGCGGAGGAGTTCGGCGTGGATATGGCCGGCATGGAGTTTGGCAGTGTCAGGGTTCATGATTTGCCTGTTACCTCGGGATACCAGTTTAAAGAATACTCCTGGGGCTCTGAAACGCAGCAGGAGACGGACAGCGAGCCGGATTGGAACGGAGTGCGTTTTGTAAACCTTAAGACTATAGCGGATACGGGAGAAATTGTAGGCTTCGGCATTCAGGATGATTCCGGACGCGGCAAACAGGGGACGGTATCCAAGGAAGACGCTCAGAAAACAGCGGTTCAATTTCTTCAAAGATATCTGGAACCGGGTGCGGCCGAGCTGGAGTTGACGGTTTTCCCCAGTGAGGAGAACATTCCGGCTTGGGTGGATAAGAGCAAGCTGACAGACCAAATGCAGCAGCGGCCGCAGTTCTTTATTCAATTTAGCGAGACTTACCAGGGCATACCGGTTGCGGACAGTTCTCATATAGTTCGGGTTGATGCCCTTACCGGTAAGGTAACAGAATTTGGTATCGGGTCCCGCAATGCATCCGTTACCCTCCCGGACAGCAATGACGCGGTGACAGCCGATGTGGCGAAGGCAGAGTATTTAAATCGCCATCCCCTGCGCCTGGTGTACATCTGGCCGGAGTATTATCAACAAAAAGCGCCGTCTCCCCAGTTGGTCTATCTCCCGGTTTCCGGGGAAAGGGGTTATATCGATGCGCTTACCGGAAAAACGGTGGTGCTGGAAAGGAACTAA
- a CDS encoding sigma-70 family RNA polymerase sigma factor codes for MTKKYRRLDKHELLLLNGPVTQNTDSDKLTMLDAIPALVDVPGEAADMVFSQEALLLLTPQEQRVVQATILDGFTERDAAKELGVSQPVVHRMKERALKKLRKRFVLDKSIGK; via the coding sequence TTGACTAAAAAGTACCGGCGACTGGACAAGCATGAGCTTTTGCTCCTGAATGGTCCGGTGACTCAAAACACTGATTCCGATAAGCTGACCATGCTTGATGCCATTCCGGCTCTTGTGGATGTTCCCGGTGAAGCTGCGGATATGGTATTTAGCCAGGAAGCCCTCCTGTTGCTAACACCGCAAGAACAAAGAGTGGTCCAGGCAACTATCTTGGATGGGTTTACTGAACGGGATGCGGCAAAAGAACTGGGAGTGTCACAGCCTGTGGTTCATCGCATGAAAGAGCGTGCGTTGAAGAAGTTGCGAAAACGTTTTGTCCTGGATAAGTCGATCGGCAAGTGA
- a CDS encoding glutaredoxin family protein has product MSFDTKVIEVFTDELSPICNQVRALFTEFSVPFVERNIVKDREAFKDFVKLELRLVPSFIFAGRLYDGYNPELWAGIVNRHFDIVIPKDRLQIVLPKKRPWIEIPKKIISYSK; this is encoded by the coding sequence TTGAGTTTTGATACCAAAGTTATTGAAGTGTTTACTGATGAACTCTCTCCAATTTGTAACCAAGTAAGAGCATTATTTACAGAGTTCTCCGTACCTTTTGTTGAAAGAAACATTGTCAAGGATCGCGAAGCTTTTAAAGACTTCGTGAAGTTAGAATTGCGCTTGGTTCCATCTTTCATATTTGCAGGTCGTTTATATGATGGATATAACCCTGAGCTTTGGGCAGGAATTGTAAATCGGCATTTCGATATTGTAATTCCGAAAGACCGACTACAAATAGTTTTGCCAAAGAAGCGCCCATGGATAGAAATACCAAAAAAAATAATAAGCTACAGCAAATAA
- a CDS encoding helix-turn-helix domain-containing protein — MKKKPKFHELVVRAKSGDEKAVIQIVYRLNPAVKKYSRRSGHYAECYSDLVTWLIGSINQYPA; from the coding sequence TTGAAGAAAAAACCGAAGTTTCATGAGTTAGTTGTCAGGGCTAAAAGCGGTGATGAGAAGGCTGTTATTCAAATAGTGTATCGGTTAAATCCGGCAGTTAAAAAATATAGCCGCCGGTCGGGGCATTATGCTGAATGTTATTCGGATCTGGTAACTTGGTTAATTGGCTCAATTAATCAGTACCCAGCTTGA
- a CDS encoding sigma-70 family RNA polymerase sigma factor yields MPDVSSGELEANAFDPEEARAIAWFLTGLRREAIRLTKKYRRLDEHELLLLNGPATQDTDSDKLTMLDAIPALVDVPGEAEDMVFIQEALLLLTPQEQRVVQATILDGFTEREAAKELGISQPVVHRTKERALKKLRKRFALDKSAGK; encoded by the coding sequence ATACCTGACGTTTCTTCTGGCGAACTTGAGGCTAATGCTTTTGATCCGGAGGAAGCCCGGGCGATTGCCTGGTTTTTAACCGGCCTGCGCCGTGAAGCGATCAGATTGACTAAAAAGTACCGGCGACTGGATGAGCATGAGCTTCTGCTCCTGAATGGTCCGGCGACTCAAGACACTGATTCCGATAAGCTGACCATGCTTGATGCCATTCCTGCCCTTGTGGATGTTCCTGGTGAAGCCGAGGATATGGTATTTATCCAGGAAGCTCTCTTGTTGTTAACGCCCCAAGAGCAAAGAGTGGTACAGGCAACGATCCTGGATGGATTTACCGAGCGAGAGGCGGCCAAGGAACTGGGGATATCACAGCCCGTGGTTCATCGCACAAAAGAGCGTGCGTTGAAGAAGCTGCGGAAGCGCTTTGCCCTGGATAAATCCGCCGGCAAGTAG
- a CDS encoding DUF4179 domain-containing protein, producing MDEMIRQEIYKEGDRYPVQAVPWDKIRERALDNTAADTNFQRNAVIRKICCSFAAVVVIGGLVILSGFIFPVIARALEQIPIINAVFNFVEDRGIQNAMDKGFVTKPNLTATDKDISVTITGVLYDEGRIDIGYTVTTSRPDLSPETFPGDLIIPLGSPGMQFFANGKPIQNTKQATCEKADNGRVGLVEIYPSDDLPEAFNLEVAIYQIGKEQGEWLLGPIPVSRKDTDAATRTFSPMKKETFGETSVMVKEVKISPLSMLIEYESIRPLTEEFYFSAVMDDKGNNIPQCASIRLSHQIKGDTKITVARLVCEAPKNIPEFLVLVPQVAGSQQQNIKIPLK from the coding sequence ATGGATGAAATGATCAGACAGGAAATATATAAAGAGGGCGACCGCTACCCGGTTCAAGCCGTTCCATGGGACAAAATTCGTGAGCGTGCCCTTGACAACACGGCCGCGGATACAAATTTTCAGAGGAACGCGGTAATTCGCAAAATCTGTTGCAGCTTTGCTGCCGTAGTTGTAATCGGCGGGCTTGTGATCCTATCCGGTTTTATTTTCCCGGTCATAGCCAGGGCGCTGGAGCAAATCCCCATTATCAATGCGGTGTTTAATTTTGTCGAAGACAGGGGAATTCAAAATGCAATGGATAAAGGGTTCGTGACCAAACCAAACCTAACGGCCACGGACAAAGATATTTCTGTCACCATTACAGGTGTGTTGTATGACGAGGGGAGGATCGATATTGGCTATACAGTCACGACTTCCAGACCTGACCTTAGTCCCGAAACTTTTCCCGGAGATTTGATCATTCCTTTGGGATCCCCGGGAATGCAGTTTTTTGCCAATGGTAAGCCTATTCAGAATACTAAGCAAGCGACGTGTGAAAAAGCGGATAACGGCCGGGTTGGATTGGTGGAAATCTACCCGAGTGATGATTTACCTGAAGCATTCAACCTGGAGGTGGCGATTTATCAAATCGGAAAGGAACAAGGAGAATGGCTGCTTGGGCCGATTCCTGTGTCGAGGAAAGACACAGATGCGGCCACCAGGACATTTTCACCAATGAAAAAAGAGACATTTGGAGAAACCTCTGTTATGGTAAAAGAAGTAAAGATTTCTCCGTTAAGCATGCTAATCGAATATGAATCAATTCGGCCACTTACAGAGGAATTTTATTTTAGTGCTGTAATGGACGATAAAGGAAATAATATCCCGCAATGCGCTTCGATAAGACTGAGCCACCAAATTAAAGGAGATACGAAAATTACGGTTGCCCGATTAGTATGTGAGGCACCCAAAAATATACCAGAATTTCTTGTTCTTGTTCCTCAGGTAGCCGGCAGCCAACAGCAAAACATAAAAATTCCACTAAAATAA
- a CDS encoding RNA polymerase sigma factor — MRDKSGPYITSEAVSRICSGDITAYEEFVREQWTAAVRTCCLILGNLHDAEEAAQDAFVNLYKSRGQLREPNKFRVWFYRILLNAAHRRRRRQSKALSVSDMEILAPGDKIEQADTRIAVRDVLHDISKPERIALVLCYFCDLTDREASIAAGWPLGTYKWRLARARRQMAGRLKESQALQDECCKGVNEPWMK, encoded by the coding sequence GTGCGTGATAAAAGTGGGCCATACATCACTTCTGAAGCGGTATCGCGTATTTGTTCAGGAGATATCACAGCTTATGAAGAGTTTGTCCGGGAGCAGTGGACGGCTGCCGTACGCACCTGCTGTTTGATTTTAGGCAACCTGCATGATGCGGAAGAAGCTGCCCAGGACGCTTTTGTCAATCTGTATAAGTCTCGTGGGCAGCTAAGGGAGCCAAATAAATTTCGCGTATGGTTTTACCGGATTTTATTAAACGCGGCGCACCGGCGGAGGCGTCGTCAGTCGAAAGCTTTATCCGTATCTGACATGGAAATATTAGCTCCCGGCGATAAAATTGAACAGGCTGATACCAGAATTGCGGTAAGAGACGTCTTGCATGATATAAGCAAGCCGGAGAGAATTGCCTTGGTTCTATGCTATTTTTGCGATTTAACCGACAGGGAAGCCTCAATTGCGGCAGGCTGGCCGCTAGGCACATATAAGTGGCGGCTCGCCAGGGCCCGCCGTCAGATGGCCGGGCGGCTTAAAGAAAGTCAAGCGTTACAAGACGAATGTTGCAAAGGGGTGAACGAACCATGGATGAAATGA
- a CDS encoding type II toxin-antitoxin system HicA family toxin, translating to MSKRDKLLERLLEKPSDFTYVEARTLLSRFGYREDNRGRTSGSRVAFVHVQTKHVIRLHKPHSGNVLKKYQLDELTEALKTQGVI from the coding sequence ATGAGCAAACGGGATAAGTTGCTGGAAAGACTATTAGAAAAACCTTCCGACTTCACCTATGTTGAAGCCAGGACCTTGTTGAGCCGGTTCGGTTACAGGGAGGATAATCGGGGACGTACATCCGGTTCAAGAGTAGCATTTGTGCACGTGCAAACAAAGCATGTGATAAGGCTGCACAAACCACACTCTGGTAATGTTTTAAAGAAGTATCAATTAGACGAGTTAACGGAAGCATTAAAGACTCAGGGGGTAATTTAA
- a CDS encoding type II toxin-antitoxin system HicB family antitoxin produces MKDVMFYKDFIGSIHFSTEDEIFFGKIEGIDDSIGFEGSSVEDLKSSFREAVEDYIELCKLNGKEPQKVYKGTFNIRISPEMHKQAVREATIKGISLNQFVESAIAEKVSASKTAKKSQ; encoded by the coding sequence ATGAAGGACGTCATGTTTTACAAAGACTTTATTGGTTCAATTCACTTCAGCACAGAGGATGAAATATTCTTTGGAAAGATAGAAGGTATTGATGATTCGATTGGTTTTGAAGGCAGTAGTGTCGAAGATTTAAAAAGTTCCTTCCGGGAAGCGGTTGAAGATTATATCGAATTATGCAAGTTAAACGGGAAAGAGCCGCAAAAAGTGTACAAAGGGACCTTTAATATAAGAATTTCACCGGAGATGCACAAACAAGCCGTACGAGAAGCTACAATAAAAGGGATTTCCTTAAATCAATTTGTTGAAAGCGCTATTGCAGAGAAGGTATCGGCTTCAAAAACAGCAAAAAAATCACAGTAG
- a CDS encoding ArnT family glycosyltransferase: protein MKKILQLEKKYLISILVITVIGLLLRYYWIITIPNVLESDFEGYYIIAVNIFNNLGFTQWGNPVAFQGMGYPLVLGLFFKLAGNTDVLTGKYLNLLLSVSTMVVLFFIFNKLFVKKTAIAAYLLVALLPNYIAYNSVLGSEILFTFFVALTVLVQFSEFDNRLRYPLLGFLIAFAALTKPYFIAYPAILAVVEWLRSKSVKETVIAVLAVSSVMAVCIAPWAYRNWIVFNAFIPISYNGGYVLYINNNDYNYVGGWMDPNEFQVSEEFKAKFVEKGTVFPEHPANTEKLYKDEAKKWIFAHPIEFFKLGVIRVKNTFFNGAQDVEKWTMNEIIKDKDYFSAQNLRKLSFFRAIIDIIIYILSSFGLFYAIVNLKHILTGIFQRSSTIGYRETVVTLNIIFLMAVFFVTEGQPRYNFPALFFLIIATVACMETIIRNFNVGISFQRLPR from the coding sequence TTGAAAAAAATTTTACAGTTAGAAAAAAAATATCTTATTTCTATTCTTGTCATTACAGTAATTGGCTTACTTCTCAGGTATTATTGGATAATTACTATTCCGAATGTGCTGGAATCGGATTTTGAAGGGTATTACATCATTGCCGTTAATATTTTTAACAACCTCGGCTTTACACAATGGGGCAATCCTGTTGCCTTTCAGGGAATGGGCTATCCCCTTGTTTTAGGTTTATTCTTTAAGCTGGCAGGCAACACGGACGTTTTGACCGGAAAGTATCTGAACTTATTATTGTCCGTATCGACGATGGTTGTGTTATTTTTTATTTTTAATAAGCTGTTCGTTAAAAAAACGGCAATTGCCGCTTATCTCCTTGTAGCTTTATTACCGAATTATATAGCCTACAATAGTGTTTTAGGTTCCGAAATTTTATTTACGTTTTTCGTTGCCTTGACCGTTCTGGTTCAATTCTCTGAATTCGATAACAGGCTTCGTTATCCGCTGTTGGGATTTTTAATTGCCTTTGCAGCCCTTACAAAGCCTTATTTTATCGCATATCCGGCAATTCTTGCTGTTGTGGAATGGCTGCGCAGCAAGTCGGTAAAAGAGACAGTGATTGCTGTGTTGGCTGTCTCATCCGTCATGGCTGTGTGTATTGCGCCCTGGGCATATCGCAACTGGATCGTATTTAACGCGTTTATACCCATTTCCTACAATGGCGGATATGTTCTCTATATTAACAACAATGACTATAATTATGTTGGCGGCTGGATGGATCCAAATGAATTCCAAGTATCTGAAGAATTTAAAGCTAAGTTTGTGGAAAAGGGAACCGTATTTCCCGAACATCCTGCAAACACGGAAAAACTGTATAAAGACGAAGCAAAAAAGTGGATCTTTGCCCACCCAATTGAGTTTTTCAAGCTGGGTGTAATCAGGGTTAAGAATACTTTTTTTAACGGAGCTCAAGATGTTGAAAAATGGACGATGAATGAAATCATAAAAGATAAAGATTATTTTTCCGCGCAGAATTTAAGAAAACTGTCATTCTTTCGGGCGATCATAGATATTATTATATACATTTTAAGTTCTTTTGGATTATTTTATGCAATTGTCAATCTAAAACATATCCTTACCGGTATTTTTCAAAGATCGTCAACAATCGGATACAGGGAAACTGTGGTTACCCTCAATATTATATTCCTTATGGCAGTCTTTTTTGTAACCGAGGGACAGCCGAGATATAACTTTCCCGCCTTATTTTTTCTGATTATTGCTACGGTTGCCTGTATGGAGACAATAATAAGGAATTTTAACGTTGGTATAAGTTTTCAGCGTTTGCCAAGATGA
- a CDS encoding response regulator transcription factor: MERLNVLVCDDDTAIVDALEIYLKHENYGVIKAYTGAQALQALAEHEIHLIVLDVMMPEMDGLSATIRIREERNIPIIIISAKSEDTDKIAGLNFGADDYVTKPFNPLELMARVKSQMRRYTTLGSIAHKSGILKTGGLELGREGKEVRVDGEVIRLTPTEYGIVVFLMENMGRVFSIAQIYEQVWNEPSYAAENTVAVHIRRIREKIEINPREPKYLKVVWGIGYKIEKY; encoded by the coding sequence ATGGAAAGATTAAATGTGCTGGTGTGTGATGATGACACCGCCATCGTGGATGCGCTGGAAATCTATTTAAAACACGAAAACTACGGGGTGATCAAAGCCTATACCGGGGCGCAGGCCCTGCAAGCTCTGGCCGAACACGAAATCCACCTGATCGTATTGGATGTTATGATGCCGGAAATGGACGGGCTGTCGGCCACCATCAGGATTCGGGAGGAACGCAATATTCCTATCATCATCATCTCGGCCAAATCCGAGGATACGGATAAGATTGCCGGGCTTAATTTTGGGGCGGATGATTATGTGACCAAACCTTTTAATCCTTTGGAATTAATGGCCCGGGTCAAATCACAGATGCGCCGGTACACCACCCTGGGGAGTATCGCCCATAAAAGCGGCATTCTAAAAACCGGCGGTCTGGAACTGGGCCGGGAGGGCAAAGAGGTGCGGGTTGACGGGGAAGTCATCCGGCTGACTCCCACCGAATACGGGATCGTAGTGTTTTTAATGGAGAACATGGGGCGCGTGTTTTCCATCGCCCAAATTTATGAGCAGGTGTGGAATGAACCGTCCTATGCGGCAGAAAATACGGTGGCCGTACACATAAGGAGGATTCGGGAAAAAATTGAAATCAATCCTAGAGAACCAAAATATTTAAAGGTGGTGTGGGGCATTGGATATAAAATCGAGAAATATTAA